A genome region from Frankineae bacterium MT45 includes the following:
- a CDS encoding transcriptional regulator, TetR family — protein sequence MTGTETRAARRGRPGHDIETVLAASVEVFNERGFDGTSIDDLAKRLKITKSAIYHHIESKDALLGLALDRALVGLEEVAAQTQRLDGPAVERLQSLVVSSVRVLVEQLPYVTLLLRVRGNSEVERRALTRRRRLDTLAAQLVSDAIEEGDLRRELDPALTARLIFGTVNSLTEWLKPNRARDAAKLSEAVASAIFLGLRSSP from the coding sequence GTGACCGGCACCGAGACCAGGGCAGCCCGCCGCGGCCGCCCCGGCCATGACATCGAGACCGTGCTGGCCGCCTCGGTCGAGGTCTTCAACGAGCGTGGCTTCGACGGCACCAGCATCGACGATCTGGCCAAGCGGCTGAAGATCACCAAGTCAGCCATCTACCACCACATCGAGAGCAAGGACGCACTGCTGGGGCTAGCCCTCGATCGAGCCCTGGTCGGCCTGGAGGAGGTGGCCGCTCAGACCCAGCGCCTCGACGGGCCGGCGGTGGAGCGCCTGCAGTCGTTGGTCGTCTCCAGCGTGCGGGTGCTGGTCGAGCAGTTGCCCTACGTCACGCTGCTGCTGCGCGTCCGGGGCAACAGCGAGGTCGAGCGCCGCGCCCTGACCCGCCGCCGCCGCCTCGACACCCTGGCCGCGCAACTGGTGAGCGACGCGATCGAGGAGGGAGACCTGCGCCGCGAGCTCGATCCGGCGCTGACCGCCCGCCTCATCTTCGGCACCGTCAACTCCCTCACCGAATGGCTTAAACCGAACCGGGCCCGTGACGCGGCAAAGCTCAGCGAGGCGGTAGCCAGCGCCATCTTCCTGGGGTTGCGCAGCTCGCCCTGA
- a CDS encoding Uncharacterized membrane-anchored protein, translating into MTPTPTRAGDRLRSAVTTVVPAPRAAKVPEITFLFWVIKVLTTGMGEAASDWLAATNLILAGGVGLIGFVIGMWLQFRATVYRPTVYWFAVAMVAVFGTMAADALHKGLGLPYWFSTTFYAVLLAIVFVSWQRSQGTLSIHSITTRRRETFYWITVLVTFALGTAAGDLAATTLGLGYFGAGIFFAIAIAVPAVGWWRFGLNPIVAFWTAYVITRPLGASFADWFGKPHELAGGLGFGDGVVTCVLAILIVVLVGYLAITGRDVQRRSS; encoded by the coding sequence ATGACGCCCACCCCGACCCGCGCCGGTGACCGCCTACGTAGCGCGGTCACCACTGTCGTCCCCGCACCCAGGGCGGCGAAGGTACCGGAGATCACCTTTCTTTTCTGGGTGATCAAGGTTCTGACCACCGGCATGGGGGAGGCCGCCTCGGACTGGCTGGCTGCCACCAACCTGATTCTGGCCGGCGGCGTCGGCCTCATCGGCTTCGTGATCGGCATGTGGCTGCAGTTCCGGGCCACCGTGTACCGCCCGACTGTGTACTGGTTCGCCGTCGCGATGGTGGCCGTCTTCGGCACGATGGCCGCGGACGCGCTGCACAAGGGACTCGGGCTGCCGTACTGGTTCTCGACCACGTTCTACGCAGTATTGCTGGCGATCGTCTTCGTCAGCTGGCAGCGCAGCCAGGGCACCCTCTCGATCCACAGCATCACCACGCGCCGCCGTGAGACGTTCTACTGGATCACTGTCCTGGTGACCTTCGCACTGGGGACGGCGGCCGGCGACCTCGCCGCGACCACCCTCGGCCTGGGCTACTTCGGGGCCGGCATCTTCTTCGCGATCGCCATCGCCGTTCCGGCCGTGGGCTGGTGGCGCTTCGGGCTCAACCCGATCGTCGCTTTCTGGACGGCCTACGTCATCACCCGCCCCCTCGGCGCCTCCTTCGCCGACTGGTTCGGCAAGCCGCATGAGCTTGCCGGTGGGCTGGGCTTCGGCGACGGCGTGGTGACCTGCGTGCTGGCGATCCTGATCGTCGTGCTGGTCGGCTACCTGGCGATCACCGGTCGGGACGTCCAGCGCCGATCGTCGTAG
- a CDS encoding undecaprenyl-diphosphatase produces MHAELSYLEASVIGLMQGVTELFPVSSLGHSVLLPAIIGGSWAQDLDVSKPESPYLAFIVGLHVATAIALIIYFWRDWLSIVRGLGSSIRHRRVQHDNERLAWLLIISTIPVGLAGLLLEHTLRTVLAKPSPTAIFLMINGLILFAAERWKRRAASTDIPVENLPDNDDEVISRLPVRDALLVGTSQCLALAPGISRSGVAMATGLRRGLNHETAARFSFLLATPVILAAGVLKLPDLMGPLGDGIRPQVLVGSLLSGIGAYVSVRFLSRYFEDRSLRPFAWYCLIAGAVSLVLVNR; encoded by the coding sequence GTGCACGCGGAATTGAGCTACCTCGAGGCGAGTGTCATCGGCCTGATGCAGGGGGTCACCGAACTGTTTCCGGTGAGCAGCCTCGGCCACAGCGTGCTGCTTCCGGCGATCATCGGCGGTTCCTGGGCGCAGGATCTGGACGTCAGCAAGCCGGAGTCGCCGTATCTGGCCTTCATCGTCGGACTGCACGTGGCTACCGCGATCGCGCTGATCATCTACTTCTGGCGCGACTGGCTCAGCATCGTCCGCGGACTCGGCTCCTCCATACGGCACCGACGCGTCCAGCATGACAACGAGCGGCTGGCCTGGCTGCTGATCATCTCGACGATCCCGGTCGGGCTGGCCGGTCTGCTGCTGGAGCACACCCTGCGCACCGTTCTGGCCAAACCGTCGCCGACCGCGATCTTCCTCATGATCAACGGGCTGATTCTATTCGCCGCCGAACGCTGGAAGCGCCGGGCGGCTAGCACCGACATCCCGGTCGAGAACCTGCCGGACAACGACGACGAGGTGATCAGCCGCCTCCCGGTGCGGGACGCGCTCCTCGTCGGTACGTCCCAGTGCCTGGCCCTGGCGCCGGGGATCAGCCGCTCCGGGGTGGCCATGGCGACCGGCCTGCGCCGCGGGCTGAATCACGAGACGGCGGCTCGCTTCTCGTTCCTGCTGGCCACGCCGGTCATCCTCGCTGCCGGTGTGCTGAAGCTCCCCGACCTGATGGGCCCGCTGGGCGACGGCATCCGCCCGCAGGTGCTGGTCGGGAGCCTGCTCTCCGGCATCGGTGCCTACGTGAGCGTGCGCTTCCTCAGCCGCTACTTCGAGGACCGTTCGCTGCGCCCCTTCGCCTGGTACTGCCTCATCGCCGGCGCCGTCTCGCTTGTGCTGGTGAATCGATGA
- a CDS encoding membrane-associated protein yields the protein MNFLNPTHLISSYGTLGLAFIIFAETGLLIGFFLPGDSLLFLAGAYSAASVTAPIHLNLGLTLVVVITAAIAGGEVGYFIGRRIGPELFKRHDSRFFKQEYVTRSRAYLDEYGPGKALLIARFVPVVRTLMNPVAGVLRVPVPRFTGFNVLGGVLWAGGVTILGYFLGSAINIDKYILPVTAGVIAVSLIPFGLEYRKQRRGRSQEEA from the coding sequence ATGAACTTTCTCAACCCGACCCACCTGATCTCCTCCTACGGCACGCTCGGTCTAGCGTTCATCATCTTCGCCGAGACCGGACTGCTCATCGGCTTCTTCCTGCCGGGCGACTCGCTGCTCTTCCTGGCCGGGGCCTACAGCGCCGCATCGGTCACCGCGCCGATCCACCTGAACCTCGGCCTCACCCTGGTCGTGGTCATCACCGCGGCCATCGCCGGTGGCGAGGTCGGCTACTTCATCGGTCGGCGCATCGGACCGGAACTCTTCAAACGTCACGATTCGCGCTTCTTCAAGCAGGAGTACGTCACCCGGTCGCGGGCCTACCTGGACGAGTACGGACCCGGCAAGGCGCTGCTCATCGCACGTTTCGTCCCGGTCGTGCGCACGTTGATGAACCCGGTGGCCGGCGTGCTGCGGGTGCCGGTGCCGCGCTTCACCGGATTCAACGTGCTGGGGGGCGTGCTCTGGGCCGGTGGGGTGACGATCCTCGGCTACTTCCTCGGATCCGCGATAAACATTGACAAATACATCCTTCCGGTGACGGCCGGCGTCATCGCGGTGAGCCTCATCCCGTTTGGGCTGGAGTACCGCAAGCAGCGCCGCGGACGCTCCCAGGAAGAGGCCTGA
- a CDS encoding FtsX-like permease family protein, whose product MIRLGLRLTLTGGREAAVRLVISAAAVALGVGMLLITLAGINAVNSQNARFGWLETGTTGGAGAPAAATTAHVDPAWWHLTGDLYQGEILGRVDVAATGPNPPIPPGITALPPAGDFYASPALAKLLHDDPTGPLAARYPGHLIGTIGSAALPSPNSLVAIVGQTPEVLAHLPGSTKVTQISKTPPSSCNGDCYFIGIDARGIDLILSITAAAILCPVLVFIGTATRLSAARREQRFAAMRLVGATPRQIAVIATVESSVAAVVGVVLGFALFAWARHPLAKIPFTGTRFYLSDISLNRTDVLVVALGVPIAAAIAARVALRRVNISPIGVTRRVTPKPPGPWRIVPLVLGVLELSYFAIAGRPPTTPGQIQAFLTGFLLIMAGLVIAGPWLTMIAARACANRTRRPETLIAARRLADNPQGGFRAVAGLVLALFVTSVAVTLITTLNAYSGVSQDTPQGAATLLQNYFSSDGTESTSVPSFPAALQQQLLAIPGVRAVTSVHDQPSADPRMFPPGLVSCAELAAVPALGHCAAGASVAQVQPYFGGRDSTQASTLWPSSSVPASSLQTLPVQLTAVATDGSKDAIERARTLLERAFPSLSVASTITEQNAQNPNTKLNAQYQRLADVVILTSLPIAGCALAVSVVTGLNDRKRPFSLLRLTGAPISLLRRVVALETAVPLIVLAVASIAIGFLASALFLNAQLAETLHAPGVGYYLIVLSGLVASLAIVAITFPMLERLTGPEIARNE is encoded by the coding sequence GTGATCAGGCTCGGTCTGCGGCTCACCCTTACCGGCGGCCGCGAGGCGGCCGTCCGGCTCGTCATCTCCGCCGCCGCCGTGGCACTCGGGGTGGGGATGCTGCTCATCACCCTGGCCGGCATCAATGCCGTCAACTCGCAGAACGCGCGATTCGGCTGGCTGGAGACCGGGACGACGGGCGGCGCCGGGGCTCCGGCCGCAGCGACCACTGCGCACGTCGACCCGGCCTGGTGGCACCTCACCGGCGATCTCTACCAAGGGGAGATTCTCGGGCGGGTGGATGTGGCGGCGACCGGGCCGAATCCGCCGATTCCCCCGGGAATCACGGCACTTCCTCCGGCGGGCGACTTCTATGCCTCACCCGCGCTGGCCAAGTTGCTCCACGACGACCCGACCGGCCCGCTGGCTGCGCGCTACCCCGGACACCTGATCGGCACCATCGGCTCCGCCGCGCTGCCGTCGCCGAACTCGCTGGTTGCGATCGTCGGCCAGACCCCAGAGGTTCTCGCGCACCTGCCAGGCAGCACGAAGGTCACCCAGATCAGCAAGACTCCCCCGAGCAGTTGCAACGGAGACTGCTACTTCATCGGCATCGACGCCCGCGGCATCGATCTCATCCTCTCGATCACCGCGGCGGCGATCCTCTGCCCGGTGCTGGTCTTCATCGGCACGGCCACCCGACTCTCGGCGGCGCGTCGGGAGCAGCGCTTCGCCGCGATGAGACTGGTCGGGGCGACCCCACGTCAGATAGCGGTCATCGCCACGGTGGAGTCGAGCGTGGCCGCCGTCGTCGGCGTAGTGCTCGGCTTCGCGCTCTTCGCCTGGGCTCGTCATCCTCTCGCTAAGATTCCGTTCACCGGAACCCGCTTCTACCTCAGCGATATCTCGCTGAATCGGACCGACGTGCTGGTGGTCGCACTGGGCGTGCCGATCGCCGCGGCCATTGCTGCTCGGGTCGCGCTACGCCGGGTGAACATCTCGCCCATCGGGGTCACCCGGCGGGTAACCCCGAAACCACCCGGTCCGTGGCGGATCGTGCCGCTCGTGCTCGGCGTCCTAGAGCTCAGCTACTTCGCCATCGCAGGACGTCCGCCGACGACGCCCGGCCAGATTCAGGCCTTCCTCACCGGGTTCCTGCTCATCATGGCCGGGCTGGTGATCGCCGGTCCCTGGCTGACCATGATCGCCGCCCGGGCCTGCGCCAATCGCACCCGTCGACCGGAGACCCTGATCGCCGCGCGTCGGCTGGCCGACAACCCTCAGGGTGGCTTCCGGGCGGTAGCCGGCCTCGTGCTCGCTCTCTTCGTCACCAGTGTGGCGGTCACACTGATCACCACCCTGAACGCCTACAGCGGGGTATCGCAGGACACGCCTCAGGGGGCAGCCACCCTGCTGCAGAACTACTTCTCCTCGGACGGAACCGAATCGACCTCCGTTCCGTCGTTTCCAGCCGCGCTTCAACAGCAATTGCTGGCCATACCGGGCGTCCGGGCCGTGACGTCAGTGCACGACCAGCCGAGCGCCGACCCGCGGATGTTCCCGCCCGGTCTCGTCTCCTGTGCGGAGCTGGCCGCGGTCCCCGCGCTCGGTCACTGCGCCGCGGGCGCATCGGTGGCGCAGGTGCAGCCGTACTTCGGTGGCCGGGACTCCACGCAGGCCAGCACCCTCTGGCCCTCCTCGTCGGTTCCCGCGTCGAGCCTGCAGACGCTGCCCGTGCAACTCACCGCGGTGGCGACGGACGGCTCAAAGGACGCCATCGAGCGAGCCCGGACGCTGCTCGAGCGGGCCTTCCCCTCGCTCTCGGTGGCCTCCACCATCACCGAGCAGAACGCGCAGAACCCCAACACGAAACTCAACGCGCAGTATCAGCGGCTGGCCGATGTCGTCATCCTCACCAGCCTCCCGATCGCCGGGTGCGCACTCGCGGTGAGCGTGGTGACCGGGCTGAATGACCGCAAGCGTCCGTTCAGCCTGCTCCGGCTCACCGGCGCGCCGATCAGCCTGCTGCGGCGAGTAGTTGCGCTGGAGACCGCGGTCCCACTGATCGTGCTAGCCGTCGCCTCGATCGCCATCGGATTTCTGGCGTCAGCACTCTTCCTCAACGCCCAACTGGCCGAGACGCTCCACGCTCCCGGAGTCGGCTACTACCTCATTGTGCTGAGCGGACTCGTCGCGTCGCTGGCGATCGTTGCCATCACCTTCCCGATGTTGGAGCGGCTCACCGGCCCCGAGATCGCCCGCAACGAGTAG
- a CDS encoding transcriptional regulator, PadR family, with amino-acid sequence MTVPLTLLGLLEREPSHGYDLKRDYDRYFGRGRPVPYGQVYATLGRLARDGKVVVGEAESGAGPDRKRYVITEDGATEVETWLREPVPAEPHLQTTLFAKVVLALMLGRSAEEYLDTQRGAHLQRMRELTEIKRHGNLVDALLADHGLFHLEADLRWIDLTAARLDALAEHVHS; translated from the coding sequence ATGACCGTTCCACTGACGCTTCTCGGACTCCTCGAACGCGAGCCCTCCCACGGCTACGACCTCAAGCGTGACTACGACCGATACTTCGGACGCGGTAGACCGGTGCCCTACGGCCAGGTCTATGCCACGCTGGGGCGCCTGGCCCGTGACGGGAAGGTCGTCGTCGGTGAGGCCGAGTCCGGCGCCGGCCCCGATCGCAAGCGCTACGTCATCACCGAGGACGGCGCGACCGAGGTGGAGACCTGGCTGCGCGAACCCGTGCCGGCTGAGCCCCACCTGCAGACGACGCTCTTCGCCAAGGTGGTGCTCGCCCTCATGCTCGGGCGCTCCGCCGAGGAGTACCTCGACACGCAGCGCGGCGCGCACCTGCAGCGAATGCGGGAGCTGACTGAGATCAAGCGCCACGGCAATCTCGTCGACGCGCTGCTGGCCGATCACGGCCTCTTCCACCTCGAGGCCGACCTCCGCTGGATCGACCTCACCGCGGCGCGCCTGGACGCCCTGGCCGAGCACGTCCACTCATGA
- a CDS encoding two-component system, OmpR family, response regulator (manually curated) — translation MRILVAEDDVRMASMLRRGLTEDGYTVDVVGDGSEAIWRATEHDYDAVVLDLMLPGADGFEVCRALRSANRWAPVLLLTARTEVADRVRGLDSGADDYLPKPFSFSELSARLRALMRRGSNPRPAVLSAGDLSLDPAAREAWRGEVLLELSPREFSLLELFLRHPGQVLSRTRILDHVWDFAYDGGSNVVDQYVAYLRRKIDRPFAVEQLETVRGAGYRLSAESRPAKPATG, via the coding sequence GTGAGAATTCTGGTGGCCGAAGATGACGTACGGATGGCGAGCATGCTGCGGCGCGGCCTCACCGAGGACGGCTACACCGTCGACGTGGTCGGCGACGGCAGCGAGGCGATCTGGCGCGCGACCGAGCACGACTATGACGCAGTGGTACTCGATCTGATGCTCCCCGGCGCCGATGGCTTCGAGGTCTGCCGGGCGCTGCGCTCGGCCAACCGCTGGGCGCCGGTGCTGCTCCTGACGGCTCGCACGGAGGTGGCCGACCGGGTTCGGGGCCTCGACAGCGGCGCCGATGATTACCTGCCTAAGCCCTTCAGCTTCAGTGAACTCTCGGCTCGGCTGCGGGCCCTGATGCGCCGCGGCAGCAATCCCCGCCCCGCTGTCCTGTCGGCCGGCGACCTCTCCCTGGACCCGGCCGCCCGCGAGGCGTGGCGCGGGGAGGTACTGCTGGAGCTCTCACCCCGGGAGTTCTCGCTGCTGGAACTCTTCCTCCGCCACCCCGGGCAGGTCCTCTCCCGCACCCGAATCCTCGATCACGTCTGGGACTTCGCCTATGACGGCGGCAGCAACGTCGTCGATCAGTACGTCGCCTACCTACGCCGCAAGATCGACCGGCCCTTCGCGGTCGAGCAACTGGAGACGGTCCGCGGAGCGGGCTACCGGCTCAGCGCCGAGTCACGTCCGGCCAAACCGGCAACGGGCTGA
- a CDS encoding Type I phosphodiesterase / nucleotide pyrophosphatase, producing MPRRRSAAVVAGLGVGLLAAAAVMPSATADAERSRPHAKHVLLLSVDGLHESDLAYYVSTHPKSALAGLVSSGVDYTSAQTTFPSDSFPGMVAQLTGAGPGTSGVYYDDTYNHALLPAGTLNCATAPRGTEVSWTEAADRSQNPITLDAGQQLTAPALTALPTNTLAQTLADSAAITKAILGMTPNPQALLDPAALPVDPSTCVPLYPHSYLKVNTVFNVARDHGLGTAWSDKHPAYEILNGPSGTGVQDLFTPEINSVADAAGDDWTTDNALTQEYDSTKVAAILNEINGMDHSGTRHVGVPAIFGMNFQTVSTAEKLPLSDGLAGGYEPDGTPGPLLARALDYINTQVAALRSAIHSNGLDSSTTIILSAKHGQSPEDLSTLRRVDDGAIIDAINAAWATTHPANTQLVTFAVDDDGMLMWLSDRSPQALAFAKTYLLTHSAPANLATDPKGVFSATVKASGLTAVYTGRDADTLVRAAAGDSHAPDLIGIAQHGVVYTGNVKKIAEHGGAAPDDLDVALVVSGAGVARGVTSQAHVQTTQIAPTILKLLGLNPRELQAVAIDHTQVLPRI from the coding sequence ATGCCACGTCGTAGATCTGCCGCTGTCGTCGCCGGGTTGGGGGTCGGGCTGCTCGCGGCCGCCGCCGTGATGCCGAGTGCAACGGCGGACGCCGAGCGATCCCGTCCGCACGCGAAGCACGTTCTGCTGCTGTCGGTGGACGGACTGCACGAGAGCGACCTGGCCTACTACGTTTCGACGCACCCGAAGTCGGCCCTGGCCGGGCTCGTCTCCTCCGGCGTCGACTACACCTCGGCCCAGACGACGTTCCCCTCCGACTCCTTCCCCGGCATGGTCGCCCAGCTGACCGGCGCCGGCCCCGGCACCTCCGGCGTCTACTACGACGACACCTACAACCACGCGCTGCTGCCGGCCGGGACGCTCAACTGCGCCACCGCTCCGCGGGGCACCGAGGTGAGCTGGACGGAGGCGGCCGACCGGTCGCAGAACCCGATCACCCTCGACGCTGGCCAGCAGCTGACGGCACCGGCCCTCACCGCGCTGCCGACGAACACCCTGGCCCAGACGCTGGCCGATTCGGCCGCAATTACCAAGGCGATCCTGGGCATGACGCCGAACCCGCAGGCGCTGCTTGATCCAGCCGCCCTCCCGGTCGACCCGTCGACCTGCGTGCCGCTGTACCCGCACAGCTACCTGAAGGTCAACACCGTATTCAACGTGGCGCGTGATCACGGCCTGGGCACTGCATGGTCGGACAAGCACCCGGCCTACGAGATCCTCAACGGCCCCTCCGGCACCGGAGTTCAGGACCTCTTCACCCCGGAGATCAACAGCGTGGCCGACGCCGCCGGTGACGACTGGACCACCGACAACGCCCTGACCCAGGAGTACGACAGCACCAAGGTCGCGGCCATCCTCAATGAAATCAACGGGATGGATCACTCGGGTACCCGTCACGTCGGAGTGCCGGCGATCTTCGGGATGAACTTCCAGACCGTCTCCACCGCGGAGAAGCTGCCGCTCTCGGACGGGCTGGCCGGCGGCTACGAGCCCGACGGCACCCCGGGGCCGCTGCTGGCCCGCGCGCTGGACTACATCAACACCCAGGTCGCGGCCCTGCGCAGCGCGATTCACAGCAACGGTCTCGACTCCTCGACGACGATCATCCTTTCGGCCAAGCACGGCCAGTCGCCGGAGGATCTCAGCACCCTGCGTCGGGTCGACGACGGCGCGATCATCGACGCGATCAACGCGGCCTGGGCCACCACACACCCCGCCAACACGCAGTTGGTCACCTTCGCCGTGGATGACGACGGCATGCTGATGTGGCTGTCCGACCGCAGCCCGCAGGCGCTGGCCTTCGCCAAGACGTACCTGCTGACCCACTCGGCCCCGGCCAACCTGGCGACCGACCCGAAGGGCGTCTTCTCGGCCACCGTCAAGGCGTCCGGCCTCACCGCGGTCTACACCGGACGCGACGCCGACACGCTGGTCCGCGCCGCCGCCGGTGACAGCCACGCGCCCGACCTGATCGGCATCGCCCAGCACGGCGTCGTCTACACCGGCAACGTCAAGAAGATCGCCGAGCACGGCGGGGCCGCACCCGACGATCTGGACGTGGCCCTCGTCGTCTCCGGAGCCGGCGTGGCCCGCGGCGTGACCAGCCAGGCCCACGTGCAGACGACCCAGATCGCACCGACGATCCTGAAGCTACTCGGCCTGAACCCCCGGGAACTGCAGGCCGTCGCGATCGATCACACCCAGGTGCTCCCGCGCATCTGA
- a CDS encoding putative ABC transport system permease protein has translation MNESLRLGIGLVVLVAIALGVLTWAGVPQRRGVVVACVRAAIQLTFVALVLRGVFAAPIAVIGVLTVMFSVAVWTAGRRLRELESALPAVILSCAAGSIVSISLIVGAPILSRDVRNLVAVSGIVFGGTMTAATLTGRRLADGLHRRRDEVEAWLSLGATRREAVRSIARDSVYEALVPALDQTRTVGLVTLPGAFVGALLGGASAGAAARFQVVVLVGLLCAEAITATLLAYLLGAPTTIGAGRPDR, from the coding sequence ATGAACGAATCTCTGCGCCTCGGCATCGGCCTCGTGGTGCTGGTCGCGATCGCGCTCGGGGTGCTGACCTGGGCCGGCGTCCCGCAGCGACGGGGTGTCGTCGTCGCCTGCGTCCGCGCAGCCATCCAGTTGACGTTCGTCGCGCTCGTGCTCCGGGGCGTCTTCGCCGCGCCGATCGCGGTGATCGGCGTCCTCACCGTGATGTTCTCGGTGGCCGTCTGGACCGCCGGGCGGCGGCTGCGGGAGCTGGAGAGTGCGCTGCCGGCGGTGATCCTCTCCTGTGCCGCCGGCTCGATAGTCAGCATTTCCTTGATCGTCGGCGCGCCGATCCTCTCCCGGGATGTTCGCAATCTGGTCGCCGTCTCCGGCATCGTCTTCGGCGGGACCATGACCGCCGCCACACTCACCGGACGACGGCTAGCCGACGGGCTGCACCGCCGACGCGACGAGGTGGAGGCCTGGCTCTCCCTTGGCGCAACCCGCCGCGAGGCCGTCCGCTCGATCGCCCGCGACTCGGTCTACGAGGCGCTGGTTCCGGCGCTGGATCAGACCCGCACCGTCGGCCTGGTGACGCTCCCCGGAGCCTTCGTCGGGGCGCTGCTCGGTGGCGCGAGCGCGGGTGCCGCCGCGCGCTTCCAGGTTGTGGTGCTGGTCGGTCTGCTCTGCGCCGAGGCGATCACCGCCACTCTGCTGGCCTACCTGCTCGGAGCGCCTACGACGATCGGCGCTGGACGTCCCGACCGGTGA
- a CDS encoding putative ABC transport system ATP-binding protein produces the protein MTGEPLVEAVDLCLSFGATPALRSASLSIEAGEILAVMGPSGSGKSTLLHCLAGILVPDSGAVHFAGRRIDTLRENERSALRRDQFGFVFQFGQLVPELTAEENVALPLLLRGGSRASALREAASWFGPLDLQGLQQRRSGELSGGQAQRVALARGLVSRPAVLFADEPTGSLDSLTGEQVMDLLSSSARANGTSVVLVTHEPRVAAYADREVIVRDGRVTALSAAGS, from the coding sequence ATGACCGGCGAACCGCTCGTCGAGGCCGTCGACCTCTGCCTCTCCTTCGGCGCCACCCCGGCCCTCCGGTCGGCCAGCCTCAGCATTGAGGCGGGTGAGATTCTGGCCGTGATGGGGCCGAGCGGCTCGGGAAAATCCACCCTGCTGCACTGCCTGGCCGGGATTCTGGTGCCCGATTCGGGGGCCGTCCACTTTGCCGGTCGCCGCATCGACACGCTGCGCGAGAACGAGCGGAGTGCGCTGCGACGCGACCAGTTCGGCTTCGTCTTCCAGTTCGGCCAGCTCGTCCCGGAGTTGACGGCCGAGGAGAACGTTGCGCTGCCGCTGCTGCTGCGCGGCGGGTCACGCGCCTCGGCGCTGCGGGAGGCCGCCTCCTGGTTCGGCCCGCTCGATCTGCAGGGTCTGCAGCAGCGGCGTTCCGGTGAACTCTCGGGCGGTCAAGCGCAGCGCGTCGCACTGGCCCGCGGGCTCGTCTCGCGTCCAGCCGTCCTCTTCGCCGACGAGCCGACAGGGTCACTCGACTCCCTGACCGGCGAGCAGGTGATGGATCTGCTCAGCTCGTCCGCCCGCGCCAACGGCACATCGGTCGTGCTCGTCACCCATGAGCCGCGAGTCGCCGCCTACGCCGACCGGGAGGTCATCGTGCGGGACGGCCGGGTCACCGCGCTGTCGGCGGCCGGCTCGTGA